A DNA window from Cobetia marina contains the following coding sequences:
- a CDS encoding efflux RND transporter permease subunit — protein MNVSSFFIKRPVFAAVLSILIVISGLLSLFQLPISEYPEVVPPTVVVRANYPGANPEVIGSTVATPLEQEITGVEGMLYMDSQATSDGNLTLTATFALGTDLDKAQVQVQNRVARATPRLPQEVQQLGITTEKASPNLTMVVHLTSPDGRYDQLWLSNYARLNLKDNLARLDGVGDVRLFGAGEYSMRVWLDPDAVAARGLSAGDVISALRAQNQQVAAGSVGAQPAPDDNQFQRLLNVRGRLESTQEFENIVIRVDEDGRLTRLKDVARVELGADSYSLRAQLDGKDAVAMPIFQRPGSNAIALSDAVRERMSEMSDAFPDGVSYDIVYDPTVFVRGSIEAVIDTLFEAILLVVIVVILFLQTWRASIIPLIAVPVSLIGTFAVMQLMGVSINTLSLFGLVLAIGIVVDDAIVVVENVERNIELGHSPIEATQIAMREVTGPIIAIALVLTAVFVPTAFISGLSGQFYKQFALTITISTLISAFNSLTLSPALSALLLKPHGAKPDWLTRLIDGLFGRWLFAPFNRAFNAMSNGYTGLIKKLLRFGVIVGVIYLALLGATGKLFDSVPGGFIPGQDKQYLVAMAQLPDAASLDRTTEVINEMQKLALETPGVAHTVAFPGLSVNGFVNASNSGILFTPLDDFEDRQSPQLSGQAIAAELNRKFAGIDEAFVAVFPPPPILGLGTTGGFKLQLQDRGNQGFDQLFAAVQTITAKGNADPRLSSVYSSFRIQVPQYDIDVDREQAMIMGVPVERAFETLQIYMGSLYVNDFNRFGRTYQVRAQAEQSARLDPDDIRNLKVRSDNGRMIPLGSFVKVTPTTGPDRVMHYNTYVSADINGSPAPGVSSDQAKAAIEEVLAANLPQGIGYEWTEVTYQQVLAGNTMIYIFPLVVLLVFLVLAAQYESWSLPLAIILIVPMTLLSALAGVWLTGGDNNIFTRIGLIVLVALACKNAILLVEFAREQQHEGQSRLDAVLTACRLRLRPILMTSVAFTAGVVPLVLATGAGSEMRQAMGVAVFSGMIGVTVFGLLLTPLFYVGIRRMVEKRT, from the coding sequence GTGAACGTCTCCAGCTTCTTCATCAAGCGCCCGGTCTTCGCCGCGGTGCTGTCGATCCTGATCGTCATCTCGGGGCTGCTGTCACTGTTCCAGCTGCCCATCTCCGAGTATCCAGAAGTCGTGCCACCTACCGTGGTGGTGCGCGCCAACTACCCGGGCGCCAACCCGGAAGTCATCGGTTCGACCGTCGCCACGCCGCTGGAGCAGGAAATCACCGGCGTCGAAGGCATGCTGTACATGGACTCCCAGGCGACCTCCGACGGTAACCTGACCCTGACCGCGACCTTCGCGCTGGGCACGGATCTGGACAAGGCCCAGGTGCAGGTGCAGAACCGCGTGGCACGCGCCACGCCGCGACTGCCACAGGAAGTGCAGCAGCTCGGCATCACCACCGAGAAGGCCTCGCCCAACCTGACGATGGTGGTCCACCTGACCTCCCCGGATGGCCGCTATGACCAGCTGTGGCTATCCAACTACGCGCGCCTGAATCTCAAGGACAACCTCGCCCGTCTCGACGGCGTCGGTGACGTGCGCCTGTTCGGTGCTGGCGAGTATTCCATGCGCGTATGGCTGGACCCGGACGCCGTGGCGGCGCGTGGACTGTCTGCCGGTGACGTGATCAGTGCGCTGCGCGCCCAGAACCAGCAGGTCGCCGCCGGTTCCGTCGGTGCCCAGCCCGCCCCGGATGACAACCAGTTCCAGCGCCTGCTCAATGTGCGCGGACGTCTCGAGAGCACGCAGGAATTCGAGAACATCGTCATCCGTGTCGATGAGGATGGCCGCCTGACGCGCCTGAAGGATGTCGCACGTGTCGAACTGGGTGCCGACAGCTACTCGCTGCGCGCGCAACTCGACGGCAAGGATGCGGTGGCGATGCCGATCTTCCAGCGCCCCGGCTCGAATGCCATCGCGCTGTCGGATGCGGTCCGCGAGCGCATGAGCGAGATGTCCGATGCCTTCCCCGATGGCGTCAGCTACGACATCGTCTACGACCCCACCGTCTTCGTGCGCGGCTCCATCGAGGCGGTCATCGATACCCTGTTCGAGGCCATCCTGCTGGTGGTGATCGTGGTGATCCTGTTCCTGCAGACCTGGCGCGCCTCGATCATCCCGCTGATCGCGGTTCCGGTCTCGCTGATCGGTACCTTCGCGGTCATGCAGCTGATGGGTGTCTCGATCAATACGCTGTCGCTGTTCGGACTGGTACTGGCCATCGGTATCGTGGTCGATGACGCCATCGTGGTGGTGGAGAATGTCGAGCGCAACATCGAGCTGGGCCACTCTCCCATCGAGGCGACCCAGATCGCCATGCGCGAGGTGACCGGCCCGATCATCGCCATCGCGCTGGTGCTGACGGCGGTCTTCGTGCCCACCGCCTTCATCAGCGGCCTGAGCGGCCAGTTCTACAAGCAGTTCGCGCTGACCATCACCATCTCGACGCTGATCTCGGCCTTCAACTCACTGACCCTGTCGCCGGCGCTCTCGGCCCTGCTGCTCAAGCCGCACGGTGCCAAGCCGGACTGGCTGACACGCCTCATCGATGGCCTGTTCGGACGCTGGCTGTTCGCGCCGTTCAACCGGGCCTTCAATGCCATGTCCAACGGCTACACCGGCCTGATCAAGAAGCTGCTGCGCTTCGGTGTCATCGTCGGCGTGATCTATCTGGCACTGCTCGGCGCCACCGGCAAGCTGTTCGACAGCGTGCCCGGCGGCTTCATCCCGGGACAGGACAAGCAGTATCTGGTCGCGATGGCTCAGCTGCCGGACGCGGCAAGCCTTGATCGCACCACCGAGGTCATCAACGAGATGCAGAAGCTGGCACTCGAGACACCGGGGGTCGCCCATACCGTGGCCTTCCCGGGGCTGTCGGTGAACGGCTTCGTCAATGCCTCCAATTCCGGCATCCTGTTCACGCCGCTGGATGACTTCGAGGATCGCCAGTCGCCCCAGCTCTCCGGCCAGGCGATCGCCGCCGAGCTCAACCGCAAGTTTGCCGGCATCGACGAGGCCTTCGTCGCCGTCTTCCCGCCGCCGCCGATTCTGGGTCTGGGGACCACGGGCGGCTTCAAGTTGCAGCTGCAGGACCGCGGTAACCAGGGCTTCGATCAGCTGTTCGCCGCCGTGCAGACCATCACCGCCAAGGGCAATGCCGACCCGCGCCTGAGCAGCGTCTATTCCAGCTTCCGCATCCAGGTGCCGCAGTACGACATCGATGTGGACCGCGAACAGGCGATGATCATGGGCGTCCCGGTGGAACGCGCCTTCGAGACCCTGCAGATCTACATGGGCTCGCTGTACGTCAATGACTTCAACCGCTTCGGGCGGACCTATCAGGTACGCGCCCAGGCCGAGCAGTCGGCGCGTCTCGACCCGGATGACATCCGTAATCTCAAGGTGCGCAGCGACAACGGGCGCATGATTCCGCTGGGCAGCTTCGTCAAGGTGACGCCGACCACCGGGCCGGACCGCGTGATGCACTACAACACCTATGTCAGCGCCGACATCAACGGCTCGCCGGCACCGGGTGTCTCCAGTGATCAGGCCAAGGCCGCCATCGAGGAAGTGCTGGCAGCCAATCTGCCCCAGGGCATCGGCTACGAGTGGACGGAGGTGACCTACCAGCAGGTGCTGGCCGGCAACACCATGATCTATATCTTCCCGCTGGTGGTGCTGCTGGTGTTCCTGGTGCTGGCTGCCCAGTACGAGAGCTGGTCGCTGCCGCTGGCGATCATCCTGATCGTGCCGATGACGCTGCTGTCGGCGCTGGCTGGCGTGTGGCTGACGGGAGGCGACAACAACATCTTCACGCGGATCGGGTTGATCGTGCTGGTGGCGCTGGCCTGCAAGAACGCCATCCTGCTGGTCGAGTTCGCCCGTGAGCAGCAGCATGAAGGTCAGAGTCGCCTGGATGCCGTGCTGACGGCCTGTCGCCTGCGTCTGCGGCCCATCCTGATGACCTCGGTGGCCTTCACCGCCGGCGTGGTACCGCTGGTACTGGCCACGGGCGCCGGCAGCGAGATGCGCCAGGCGATGGGCGTGGCGGTGTTCTCCGGCATGATCGGCGTCACCGTGTTCGGCCTGTTGCTGACGCCACTGTTCTATGTCGGCATCCGCAGGATGGTCGAGAAGCGTACCTAG
- a CDS encoding efflux RND transporter periplasmic adaptor subunit: MSRHPSRPARLSRIASSLLLTLGGLLALSACSEGDDEASAGAQPTPPTMEVVAAKAQPVAAWHTYTTRLESPQSVQLRPRVSGEIEEVLFTEGSQVSAGTPLVRLDQRPFKAEVDRLEAEVARVKAELANARSESGRAASLVKRNLISREEADSRSTSVSGLNAQLKAAIAQLERARLDLDYATVRAPIDGRLSNARITRGNTVQAGQSVLTTLVETRQLDAYIDISELTWNQDFADVSAEDHLPVELQLTGQQDFPFQGELDFIDNSVDIDTGTLRIGATFAAEDPALRPGAFARLRIASPEIRDAVLIPERAIGTDLDRQFVLVIGEDDTLAYRGITTGPRFGPLRAVTDGLAAGDRVLAAGPAKAGPGMPITPKLVEMSDDGALKALAERVARLTQHQKDQPSHDNDQDAAALAEADRQAAGGRT, from the coding sequence ATGTCGAGACATCCTTCACGTCCGGCGCGCCTTTCTCGTATCGCCTCTTCCCTGCTGTTGACCCTTGGCGGTCTCCTTGCGCTCAGCGCCTGCAGTGAAGGCGATGACGAGGCTTCCGCTGGCGCCCAGCCGACACCTCCCACGATGGAAGTCGTCGCGGCCAAGGCTCAGCCGGTCGCGGCCTGGCACACTTACACCACCCGCCTGGAATCTCCGCAGAGCGTACAGCTGCGCCCGCGCGTGAGCGGTGAAATCGAAGAGGTCCTGTTCACCGAAGGCAGTCAGGTGAGCGCCGGCACCCCGCTGGTCCGCCTCGATCAGCGCCCCTTCAAGGCCGAGGTTGATCGTCTGGAAGCCGAGGTGGCTCGCGTCAAGGCAGAACTGGCCAACGCCCGCAGTGAATCCGGACGCGCGGCCAGCCTGGTCAAGCGCAACCTGATCTCCCGCGAGGAAGCCGATTCACGCAGCACCAGCGTCTCCGGTCTCAACGCCCAGCTCAAGGCCGCCATCGCCCAGCTCGAGCGCGCCCGTCTGGATCTCGACTACGCCACGGTGCGTGCCCCGATCGATGGCCGACTGTCCAATGCCCGCATCACGCGCGGCAATACCGTTCAAGCCGGTCAGAGCGTGTTGACCACCCTGGTGGAAACTCGCCAGCTGGACGCCTATATCGACATCAGCGAGCTGACCTGGAATCAGGACTTTGCCGACGTCTCCGCCGAGGATCATCTGCCGGTGGAACTGCAGCTGACAGGCCAGCAGGACTTCCCGTTCCAGGGCGAGCTCGACTTCATCGACAACAGCGTCGACATCGATACCGGTACCCTGCGCATTGGCGCCACCTTCGCCGCAGAGGACCCTGCCCTGCGGCCAGGCGCCTTCGCGCGCCTGCGCATCGCCTCCCCCGAGATTCGCGATGCCGTGCTGATCCCGGAGCGTGCCATCGGCACCGATCTGGATCGTCAGTTCGTGCTGGTGATCGGCGAAGATGACACCCTCGCCTACCGTGGCATCACCACTGGCCCGCGCTTTGGCCCGCTGCGTGCCGTCACCGATGGCCTGGCCGCCGGTGATCGCGTGCTGGCCGCCGGCCCCGCCAAGGCAGGCCCGGGCATGCCGATCACGCCCAAGCTGGTCGAGATGTCCGACGATGGTGCCCTCAAGGCCCTCGCCGAGCGTGTCGCTCGCCTGACGCAACACCAGAAGGATCAGCCGTCGCACGACAATGATCAGGATGCCGCGGCGCTGGCCGAGGCCGACCGCCAGGCAGCAGGAGGCCGTACGTGA
- a CDS encoding transporter substrate-binding domain-containing protein yields the protein MKKLLGISLLGAALMAGGAQAAETLRIGVDVPYEPMEYKTPDGELTGFDIELGNAICAKINRDCEWVIQAWDGIIPGLMARKYDAIMSSMTINEERREKVLFSDTYITPPSAWFAPSDSALSATSTEALAGKAIGVQRGTLQDNYVTDLYAKNAEVKRYTTADDLVLDMDAGRLDIAFLDFPVGKSTLIDGGNGNYKAVGEVVTEPKKYFGDGFGIAMRKRDKDLAEQINGALAELKADGTYDTIHTKYFGEKK from the coding sequence ATGAAGAAGCTTCTGGGAATTTCCCTGCTGGGTGCAGCACTGATGGCCGGTGGCGCACAGGCCGCCGAGACACTGCGCATCGGCGTCGATGTGCCTTATGAGCCGATGGAATACAAGACACCGGACGGCGAGCTGACCGGCTTCGACATCGAGCTGGGCAATGCCATCTGCGCGAAGATCAACCGCGACTGCGAGTGGGTCATCCAGGCATGGGACGGCATCATCCCCGGCCTGATGGCACGCAAGTACGATGCCATCATGTCCTCGATGACCATCAACGAAGAACGCCGTGAGAAGGTGCTGTTCTCCGACACCTACATCACGCCGCCGTCTGCCTGGTTCGCGCCGTCCGACAGCGCGTTGAGCGCCACCTCCACCGAGGCCCTGGCGGGCAAGGCCATCGGCGTGCAGCGCGGCACCCTGCAGGACAACTACGTCACGGATCTCTACGCCAAGAATGCCGAGGTCAAGCGCTACACCACCGCCGATGACCTGGTGCTGGACATGGATGCGGGTCGCCTCGACATCGCCTTCCTCGACTTCCCGGTCGGCAAGTCCACCCTCATCGATGGCGGCAACGGCAACTACAAGGCCGTGGGGGAAGTGGTCACCGAGCCCAAGAAATACTTCGGCGACGGCTTCGGTATCGCCATGCGCAAGCGTGACAAGGACCTGGCCGAGCAGATCAACGGCGCACTGGCGGAACTGAAGGCCGATGGTACCTACGACACCATCCACACCAAGTACTTCGGCGAGAAGAAGTAA
- a CDS encoding ABC transporter permease, with translation MLDDVLSDNYIFTATTLWHYWEGLVTTVQLVFLSLIIGLVLAVPLAILRGSRRRWIKMPVYLYTYVFRGTPLLIQLYLIYYGVVFFDGFDISLGITSVHVPSIQDTWLWEYFRDPFVPALLAFVLNTAAYTTEIFHGAIQSTPKGEMEAARAYGMSRGKMMRRIILPSAFRRALPAYGNEVIFMLHASAICSVVTLLDLTGAARDIYARFYAPFEAFLFVAAIYLCLTFTIIAIFRQLEKRLLAHLKPLN, from the coding sequence ATGCTCGATGATGTGCTGAGCGACAACTACATCTTCACCGCCACCACTCTCTGGCACTACTGGGAGGGGCTGGTCACCACGGTGCAGCTGGTGTTCCTGTCGCTGATCATCGGGCTGGTGCTGGCCGTGCCATTGGCGATCCTGCGCGGCTCGCGCCGCCGCTGGATCAAGATGCCGGTCTACCTGTACACCTATGTCTTCCGTGGTACCCCTCTGCTGATCCAGCTTTACCTGATCTACTACGGAGTGGTGTTCTTCGATGGCTTCGACATCTCGTTGGGAATCACCAGCGTGCATGTCCCCAGCATTCAGGACACCTGGCTGTGGGAGTACTTCCGTGACCCCTTCGTCCCGGCGCTGCTGGCCTTCGTGCTCAATACCGCGGCCTATACCACCGAGATCTTCCATGGTGCCATCCAGTCCACGCCCAAGGGCGAGATGGAAGCTGCACGCGCCTATGGCATGTCGCGGGGCAAGATGATGCGTCGCATCATTCTGCCCAGTGCCTTCCGACGTGCACTGCCGGCCTACGGCAATGAAGTCATCTTCATGCTGCATGCCAGCGCCATCTGCAGCGTGGTGACGCTACTGGATCTCACCGGGGCGGCGCGTGACATCTATGCACGCTTCTATGCCCCCTTCGAGGCCTTCCTGTTCGTCGCCGCCATCTATCTGTGTCTGACCTTCACCATCATTGCCATCTTCAGGCAGCTGGAGAAACGTCTGCTGGCACACTTGAAACCATTGAATTGA
- a CDS encoding ABC transporter permease yields MIDLQGYGPSLLEGAWVTVQLAVLAQLLAIALGLMTATAKMSRSTPLRWIATLYTTIIRGVPDIVLMLLLFFGGQIGINMVTDWLYDRYDIDVFVNVDEFTAGVITIGFIFGAYMGETFRGAFMAVDAGQIEAGRAYGMSNWKVFKRIRFPLMMRHALPGLGNNWMVLLKTTALVSVIGLVDMVRVASEAAKATHEPFTFLLPVAAGYLLIATVSEWGLSRLKKRYNTGFGEASAWNN; encoded by the coding sequence ATGATCGACCTACAAGGCTACGGGCCAAGTCTGCTGGAGGGTGCCTGGGTCACGGTGCAGCTGGCCGTGCTGGCCCAGCTGCTGGCCATCGCCCTCGGGCTGATGACAGCGACCGCCAAGATGTCGCGTTCCACACCACTGCGCTGGATCGCGACGCTCTACACCACCATCATCCGTGGCGTACCGGACATCGTGTTGATGCTGCTGCTGTTCTTCGGTGGTCAGATCGGCATCAACATGGTCACCGACTGGCTGTATGACCGCTATGACATCGATGTCTTCGTCAACGTCGACGAATTCACCGCGGGCGTCATCACCATCGGCTTCATCTTCGGCGCCTACATGGGTGAGACCTTCCGCGGTGCCTTCATGGCAGTGGATGCTGGCCAGATCGAGGCCGGACGTGCCTATGGCATGAGCAACTGGAAGGTCTTCAAGCGCATTCGCTTCCCGCTGATGATGCGTCACGCCCTGCCGGGGCTGGGCAACAACTGGATGGTACTGCTCAAGACCACCGCCCTGGTGTCGGTGATCGGGCTGGTCGACATGGTGCGTGTCGCCAGCGAGGCCGCCAAGGCGACCCATGAGCCCTTCACCTTCCTGTTGCCGGTCGCGGCGGGCTATCTGCTGATCGCCACCGTGTCCGAATGGGGGCTTTCGCGCCTCAAGAAGCGCTACAACACCGGATTCGGGGAGGCCAGCGCATGGAACAACTGA
- a CDS encoding transporter substrate-binding domain-containing protein, translating into MKQFATRALMGLTLGLSTLAISAGAVQAADVPDPLRLGIDVPYAPFGYKLPSGELTGFEIELGNAICEQLATRCEWVEQDFDGIIPGLMARKYDVIMSALTINPERERQVLFSAPYFTPPSGWFVKADSPLAGADSLDAEALKGKVIGVQRGNLQDHYVTDLYASVAEVRRYTKLDDLVLDMDSGRVDVAFLDLPVGQDTLVEANDGNFVNTGSAISEPKKYFGDGFGIAMKQRDRDLKKSIDEALDTLKADGTLERLNAKYFASAATANSQ; encoded by the coding sequence ATGAAACAGTTCGCGACACGCGCCCTGATGGGCCTCACCCTCGGCCTCTCCACTCTCGCCATCTCGGCAGGCGCCGTGCAGGCCGCCGATGTACCGGACCCGCTGCGCCTCGGCATCGACGTGCCCTACGCGCCCTTCGGCTACAAGCTGCCGAGCGGTGAGCTGACCGGCTTCGAGATCGAGCTGGGCAATGCCATCTGCGAGCAGCTCGCCACTCGCTGCGAGTGGGTCGAGCAGGACTTCGACGGCATCATCCCGGGCCTGATGGCACGCAAATACGACGTCATCATGTCCGCGCTGACCATCAACCCGGAGCGTGAACGTCAGGTGCTGTTCTCCGCGCCCTACTTCACGCCGCCGTCCGGCTGGTTCGTCAAGGCGGACAGCCCACTGGCCGGCGCGGACAGCCTCGATGCCGAGGCTCTCAAGGGCAAGGTGATCGGTGTCCAGCGCGGCAACCTGCAGGATCACTACGTCACCGACCTCTACGCCAGCGTGGCCGAGGTGCGTCGCTATACCAAACTGGATGATCTGGTGCTGGACATGGACAGCGGTCGCGTCGATGTCGCCTTCCTTGATCTGCCGGTCGGTCAGGACACCCTGGTCGAGGCCAATGATGGCAATTTCGTCAATACCGGCAGCGCCATCAGCGAACCGAAGAAGTACTTCGGTGACGGCTTCGGCATCGCCATGAAGCAGCGCGATCGTGATCTCAAGAAATCCATCGACGAGGCACTGGACACGCTGAAGGCCGACGGCACGCTCGAGCGTCTCAACGCCAAGTACTTCGCCAGCGCCGCGACCGCCAACAGCCAGTAA
- a CDS encoding ABC transporter ATP-binding protein — MTKTSPGIETPNREVLPLEVRDITKSFGSNQVLKGLSLKARKGDVITLIGASGSGKSTFLRCMNLLEQPDGGDIFVHGEQIGFKDTRRGREPMDWRQVERMRARLSMVFQGFNLWSHMTLLENVIEAPIHVLGKPKKEAIAHARSLLDRVGLLERADYYPAQMSGGQQQRGAIARALAMEPEVMLFDEPTSALDPELVGDVLKVMRDLAEEGRTMVVVTHEMSFARDVSSQVVYLHQGLVEEAGDPAEVLGNPQSERLKQFLAPKY, encoded by the coding sequence ATGACCAAGACATCCCCCGGGATCGAGACCCCGAACCGCGAGGTGCTGCCCCTCGAGGTTCGCGACATCACCAAGTCCTTCGGCAGCAATCAGGTGCTCAAGGGCCTGTCGCTCAAGGCACGCAAGGGCGACGTCATCACGCTGATCGGTGCCTCTGGCTCCGGCAAGAGTACCTTTCTGCGCTGCATGAACCTGCTGGAACAGCCGGACGGTGGCGACATCTTCGTCCATGGCGAGCAGATCGGCTTCAAGGACACCCGCCGCGGTCGCGAGCCGATGGACTGGCGTCAGGTCGAGCGCATGCGCGCGCGCCTGTCGATGGTCTTCCAGGGTTTCAACCTGTGGTCACACATGACCCTGCTGGAAAACGTCATCGAGGCGCCGATCCACGTGCTCGGCAAGCCAAAGAAAGAAGCCATCGCGCACGCGCGCAGCCTGCTGGATCGCGTCGGCCTGCTCGAACGCGCCGACTACTACCCGGCCCAGATGTCGGGGGGCCAGCAGCAGCGTGGTGCCATCGCGCGCGCCCTGGCGATGGAGCCGGAAGTGATGCTGTTCGACGAGCCGACCTCGGCACTCGACCCGGAACTGGTCGGTGACGTGCTCAAGGTGATGCGCGACCTGGCCGAGGAAGGCCGCACCATGGTGGTGGTGACCCACGAGATGAGCTTCGCGCGCGACGTCTCGAGTCAGGTGGTCTACCTGCATCAGGGTCTGGTCGAGGAAGCCGGCGATCCGGCTGAGGTACTGGGCAATCCCCAGTCAGAGCGACTCAAGCAGTTCCTGGCGCCCAAGTACTGA
- a CDS encoding succinylglutamate desuccinylase: MIADWLDLTLEGHASARGMGRIPGGRYEIVAPGVLEICPDTQGPAARPCVLSAGIHGNETAPIELLGELIAGLESGHLIAGAPLLLILGNLPAIRTGERFHATNLNRLFRRTETATAISVDAGNAAAGKANDCPANDEPARARQLMAAVDDFYARFPPADGTRHLHYDMHTAIRDSHYPRFAVVPFSEGEAISPSQWSILSAAGLQAVLHQHQHSWTFSHYSRHYHDADAFTLELGQVRPFGANDMAALAPMSRLLAALATGTPPDESDPGAMDYFKVEVELMRHSADFALCFSEDVANFTRFAPGTLIARDAQAGPCIIGDTPLSVVFPNASVEIGARAALLLASCAPPETA, from the coding sequence GTGATTGCCGACTGGCTTGACCTGACACTCGAAGGCCACGCCAGCGCGCGTGGCATGGGACGCATCCCCGGTGGGCGCTATGAGATCGTCGCCCCCGGCGTGCTGGAGATCTGTCCGGACACCCAAGGGCCTGCGGCTCGCCCCTGCGTGCTCTCGGCGGGAATTCACGGCAACGAGACGGCGCCCATCGAACTGCTGGGTGAGCTGATCGCCGGTCTCGAGAGCGGCCACCTGATCGCCGGTGCCCCGCTGCTGCTGATTCTGGGCAACCTACCCGCCATCCGCACCGGTGAGCGCTTCCATGCGACCAACCTCAATCGGCTGTTCCGACGTACCGAGACGGCGACCGCCATCTCGGTGGACGCCGGCAACGCGGCTGCCGGCAAGGCCAATGACTGTCCAGCCAATGATGAGCCGGCACGCGCCCGCCAGCTGATGGCGGCAGTGGATGACTTCTACGCCCGCTTCCCGCCGGCCGATGGCACGCGACACCTGCACTACGACATGCATACCGCGATCCGCGACAGTCACTACCCGCGCTTTGCCGTGGTGCCCTTCAGCGAGGGAGAGGCCATCAGTCCCTCACAGTGGTCGATATTGAGCGCTGCCGGCCTCCAGGCCGTGCTGCATCAACATCAGCACAGCTGGACCTTCTCGCACTACTCGCGCCACTACCATGATGCCGATGCCTTCACGCTGGAGCTGGGCCAGGTGCGTCCATTCGGCGCCAATGACATGGCGGCACTGGCGCCGATGTCCCGCCTGCTCGCGGCTCTAGCCACTGGAACGCCGCCGGATGAGTCTGATCCCGGTGCCATGGATTACTTCAAGGTGGAAGTGGAGCTGATGCGCCACTCCGCAGACTTCGCGCTGTGCTTCAGCGAGGACGTCGCCAACTTCACCCGCTTCGCCCCCGGCACGCTGATCGCCCGGGATGCGCAGGCGGGCCCCTGCATCATCGGGGACACGCCGCTGAGCGTGGTATTCCCCAATGCCAGTGTCGAGATCGGCGCTCGCGCCGCCTTGCTGCTGGCCAGCTGTGCTCCCCCCGAGACAGCCTGA
- a CDS encoding DUF1338 domain-containing protein yields the protein MDIQQFFSALWDDYVAMTPQAQQIQDAFVADGETIVNDHVAFRTFDRGPITLSALEPHLLALGYTRFAPYDFAEKKLRAFGYLPPSPDMPRVFLSELKCHELSERAQSIIDGLVSQISPDAATQPSVLWSGRLWDAPTFEQYQRLMEESEYAAWLSIIGLRANHFTISVNALTRHDTLDKVLTRVEALGLGINPAGGRIKGSPEVLLEQASTLADRQTFTFAGGEQHEIATCYYEFARRYPDADGKLYQGFVAASADKIFESTHLTESSDTGQDSPREHSTP from the coding sequence ATGGATATCCAGCAGTTCTTCAGCGCCCTATGGGATGATTACGTCGCCATGACGCCCCAGGCCCAACAGATCCAGGATGCCTTCGTGGCCGACGGCGAGACCATCGTCAACGACCACGTGGCCTTCCGGACCTTCGACCGCGGGCCGATCACCCTGAGCGCGCTGGAACCTCATCTGCTGGCGCTCGGCTACACCCGCTTCGCCCCCTATGACTTCGCTGAGAAGAAACTGCGCGCCTTCGGCTATCTGCCGCCGTCTCCCGACATGCCGCGCGTCTTCCTCTCCGAGCTGAAATGTCATGAGCTTTCCGAGCGCGCCCAGTCGATCATCGATGGTCTGGTCAGCCAGATCTCGCCGGATGCCGCCACCCAGCCCTCCGTGCTGTGGTCAGGTCGCCTGTGGGACGCGCCGACCTTCGAGCAGTATCAGCGTCTGATGGAGGAGAGCGAATACGCGGCCTGGCTGTCGATCATCGGCCTGCGTGCCAATCACTTCACCATCAGCGTCAATGCACTTACCCGTCATGACACGCTCGACAAGGTACTGACGCGCGTCGAAGCACTTGGCCTGGGCATCAATCCGGCCGGCGGACGCATCAAGGGCTCACCCGAGGTCCTGCTGGAGCAGGCCTCCACCCTCGCCGACCGCCAGACCTTCACTTTCGCCGGCGGCGAGCAGCACGAGATCGCGACCTGCTACTACGAGTTCGCCCGTCGCTATCCGGATGCCGACGGCAAGCTGTATCAGGGTTTCGTGGCCGCCAGTGCCGACAAGATCTTCGAATCCACCCACCTGACCGAATCCTCCGATACCGGTCAGGACAGCCCAAGGGAGCACTCCACCCCGTGA
- a CDS encoding lipocalin family protein, which produces MTRLPHLALSLAGLSLLGGCAGVPSGTQPVGDFQLERYYGQWHEIARLPNSFEEGLSCVTADYSPREDGGVRVINRGLDADKGEWSQAEGRAYFTQGSETAALKVSFFGPFYGGYNVLALDDDYQWSLVAGADRDYLWILAREPQLDDGTYQALVDQAAELGFATDSLIKVEQGETCPVADGES; this is translated from the coding sequence ATGACACGCCTGCCGCATCTCGCCCTCTCGCTCGCTGGCCTCAGCCTCCTTGGCGGCTGTGCCGGTGTCCCGTCCGGCACCCAGCCCGTCGGGGACTTCCAGCTCGAACGCTACTACGGGCAATGGCACGAGATCGCCCGCCTGCCCAACAGCTTCGAGGAGGGACTGAGCTGCGTCACCGCCGATTACTCGCCCCGCGAGGACGGCGGCGTGCGCGTCATCAATCGCGGCCTTGATGCCGACAAGGGCGAATGGAGTCAGGCCGAAGGGCGGGCCTACTTCACGCAGGGCAGCGAGACCGCGGCCCTCAAGGTCAGCTTCTTCGGCCCCTTCTATGGTGGCTACAACGTGCTGGCACTGGATGATGACTATCAGTGGTCGCTGGTGGCCGGTGCCGATCGCGACTACCTGTGGATACTGGCGCGCGAGCCGCAGCTGGATGACGGCACCTATCAGGCGCTGGTCGATCAGGCCGCCGAGCTCGGCTTCGCCACCGATTCACTGATCAAGGTCGAGCAGGGTGAGACATGTCCCGTCGCTGACGGCGAGAGCTGA